DNA from Mycobacterium bourgelatii:
ACCGAAATCTGGTCCGCAACGGCGTTCACCGACCACGGCGCCGTCCGGGTCGAAGACCACCCGCGACATCCGATCGAAGCCGTCGCTCAACCTCACCAGCCGGGACAGCTCATTCACGGGATCGCTGTGGTCCTCCACCCGCAAGTCGCGGATGATGCCGTCCCACGGCGCTTCAGCACCGGCGCCGCCGCCACGGCCGGCGACCACCAACAGCGCCGCGGACTGGCTACCCCGAATATCGCCGCCGGCGTTCTCGGCGGCTGCCAAACCCGCTACCAGGCGATGGGCAAGGTCGCCGTCGGCCTGCTCGAAGCCGCGCAGCAGGGCGGGCACCACGTCGTCGTTGTCCAGCATGTTGCCCAGGGCGATCGCTTGATCGCCTACGGCGACCCCGAGGGCTCCGACGCAGCGGCGTCCGCAGTGAAACCCGATGCGCCCCTCCGTATCCAGAAACGCAACCTGGCGGATTTCCGGGTGGGTGTCCTCGTCGAGCAGCTGGTCTACTGCGTCGACCGGCGCAATGCCCGCCCGCATCAGCGCCAAACCGCGGGGACCGTAGGAGCGCAGCGCGAACGCCTGCGTGGCCGCCACCCCGACGCCGGCCTCGGCCCACGTCACTACCGAGCCCACACCCAGGTAGTGCGACTGCGATGCGATGCCGAGCTGTCCCGTGGCGGCGTCGCGAGCCAGCAGCGAAAAGGTCACCGCTTCAGAATTCGGTTTCCGCGCAGAGCTGTTCGTAGTGCTTCTTGTACTCGGCCGTCTGGGTGAGTGGCATCAACGCGGCCAACTTGGCGACGTTGCCGGTGACCTTGACCCGGCCCTCCATGAAGGCCGTCGTCGGCGCGAGCTCCCCGCGCAGCATCGCGATCGAATCGGCGTAGGAGGCCGCCATGGTGCCGTCGGCCTTAGCGTCGTCGCCCAACAACTGCTCGACCATGCGACCGTCCTGAACGTCGGCGTAATAACGGATCTCACCGCCGTCTGGGGCCTTGGTCAGGCGGTATTGCACGCGGGCCGACGCGCCGGGGCGCGGGGCGAACGCCTGCTGCAATTCACACTGCCGGTTCAGCCATTCCTGTGACACATACTTCACGTGTGTTTCCCTTCCTCTGGTCGCTCGACGGGGTGATCTGGTCCAGGGCGGCGAGTAGGCGCTCTGCGGTGATCGGCAGCGTGTCGACGACCGAAGATGCGTGTGCCTCGCCGATTTCGGTGGTGAGTGCGTCGCGGATCGCGTTGGCCAGCGCGGCGGGTACCGGGATGATTCCGCTTTCCCCGACGCCTTTGGCGCCGTTCGGGGAGAACGGCGTCGGCGTCTCGAGGTGCACCAGCTCGACCGGGGGCACGTTGGCCGGCAGCGGCGGAAAGTAGTCCCACAGCGACTCCACCACCGGCCGGCCGTCGTCGGTGTACGGGAGTCGCTCGTAGAGGGCCGCGCCGATGCCCTGGGCGACGCCGCCAACGATCTGGGCCTCGACGTTGTCCGGGTTGAGCTGTACGCCGCAGTCGTGCCCGAAGACGAGTCGCCGAATGCTCACCGTCCCGGTGTCGCGGTCGATCTCGACGACCGCGGCCACGGCACCGTAGGAGAACGCGAACGCGCGCGGATCGTGCGTATACGACGCTTCCAGGTACGGCTCGAAGTCGGGCGGCAGGTCCTTGGCGTGATACGCCGCCGCGGCGACGTCCTGGAGGGAGATGCTGGTCCCAGATCCGTTGCTGAACAGGCCGGTTGCTTCCTCAAGGTCCGCGGGATCGACCTCCAACAGGTGCGCGGCCAGTACCCGCAGCCGTTCGCGAAGCTTGCGCGCGGCCAGCATCACCGACGATCCGGCCACGCCGGCGCCCCGGCTACCTCCGCTGCCGTATCCGGTGTACGGACAGGCCAAGGTGTCTCCGTAGACCACCGACACCGCGGCCAGGTCGACACCCAGTTCGTCGGCGGTGATCTGGGCGAGCACCGTCTCGAGTCCCTGCCCCATCGGCACCTGGCCGGTCAACACGGTGACCGATCCCGAAGCGTCCATGCGTACTACGGCCCGATCGTGACCCGCGTTGTTGATCCCCATCATTGCCGCCGTGAGCGACGGGCCGAAGTTGCTGGCCTCCAGATAACATGCGACTCCCGCACCGACCAGGTGCCCGGCAGCGCGGGCGCTGGCCAGGTCATCCTGCAATTGCCGCCAATCAACCTCGGAGGCGACAAGGTCGAGCAACTCGCCGTAACGTCCGCTGTCCAGGCACATCATCGCCGCCGTCCAATACGGCAACTCGTCGGGACGTAGCAGGTTGCGCCGGCGGATATCGAGGGGATCGATCCCCAGCAGCCGCGCACCCTCATCCATCGCCCGCTCGATCGCGAAAGTCGCTTCAGGCATACCGAAGCCGCGATACGCCCCGATCGGTGTCTTGTTGGTCACCACGCCCACCAGTTCGGACAGCGCGTCCGCGACGCGGTAGGGGCCCAGGACCATGGCCGCGGCGACGACGCCGGTGCCCAGGCCCACCATGTACGGTGTGGCGCCGCAGTCCAGCAGCACGGTGGCCCGCAGCCCGGATATCGTTGCGTCGGAGGTGAATCCGACTTCCAGATCGATCACCGTGCCGCGGCCGTGCACGGTGGCGGTGAACGCCTCGGCACGGCTCTCCACCCAGCGGACGGGGCGGCCGACGGCTCGCGCGGCGAACGCTACCAACGTCTCCTCGATGTAGGCGCACGCCTTGTTGCCGAATGCACCGCCGATGTCGGGACACTGCACCCGGACCCGACTTTCGGGAACCCGCAGGGTCGCCGCCAGCGACGCTTTCACCTGATGCGGCGACTGCGTCGAGGTCCACACCGTGACCGACTCCCGGGTGATACCCCAGGCCGCGCGCACCCCGCGGGTCTCCAGCGACAGGCCCGCCACCCGGTCGTTGACATAGCGGCCGCTGACCACCACCGCCGCGTCGGCCAGTGCCGCCGCGACATCGCCGGCCTCAAAGCGCGTGCGCCCGAAGACGTTGTCGGTCCAATCGTCGTACAGCAACGGCCGACTGGTGGCGGACGGTTCGACGACGGGTGGCAGCGTTTCGTAACGGACGTCGACGAGCTCGGCGGCGTCCTCGGCGAGATAGGCGTCGTCGGCGATGACGGCGGCGATCGGCTCGCCGACGTAACGGACCCGATCCGTGGCCAGGCACCAGGTCGGTGCCTCGCGTTGGACCTGCGCACTCCACATCATGCCCATCGGCTCGGTTGCCGCGCGCACCTCCGCTCCGACGAGGACGGCGCGCACGCCGGGCGCGGCGGCGGCTCGCGCGGTGTCCACCGAGATGAACGCATGCGGCTCGCGGGATCGAACGATCACCAAATACAGCTCGCCGGAGAGGCTTTCGTCGGCAAGATAACGTCCGCCACCCGCGGCCAGCCGGGGCAGGTGCACCCCGGGTGCTGATCGGCCGACGTGGCGTGACTGGTTCATCGGCTCTGCTCGACGATCGCGGCGGCGACCAGTTCCTGCGCTGCGGCCAGAATGGGCGTGTAACCCGTACAGCGACACAGCGACGAGGCCAGCCGATCACGCAGTTCGGCCTGGGTCGGTCGGGCACCGGCGTCGACCTCGGCGAGCAGTTCTTCCAGCAGCACGACGAACCCCGGCGTGCAGAAGCCGCACTGCAACGCTCGGTGCCGCACCAGGCATGCCTGCACGGGTGACGGCCCCGGCGCGCGGTTCAGACCCTCGATCGTGACGACGTCGCAGTCCGCGGCCTGCACCGCCAACGTCAAACATGCTCGCGCGGAGCGGGAATCAATCAGCACGTTGCAGCTGCCGCACAGCCCCTGGCCGCAGCCGACGTGGGTGCCGGTAAGGCCGAGTCGGTCCCGCAGGAAGTCGACCAGCGACATCCGGGGTGGCACGCAGGCCCGCACGGTCCGCCCGTTCACCCGCATTTCGATGTCCAGGTCGCTCGTCACGGCAACTCCCGTCGGACTCGTTCCAGCAGTCGGGCGACGACCCGAGTCGCCAGCCGGCGGCGATGCTGCGCGGAACAGTGCGCGTCGCTGTGAAATTCGAGATCGCCGGCGTAGGCGCGGCTGGCCTCCGCCACTGCGGCGTCATCGAGCCGCCCATGAAGGGCGGCAGTGATCGACGGGCCGGCCAACACCGGCACCTGGCCCGCACCGCCGGTGGCGATGCGAATGTCGACGACTTCGCCGTCAGCGATTCGCGCGTTGACCGCGGCACTGAGCAGCGGGGTGTCGCCGGCGCCGCGCAGGGTGACCTCGTCGAAGAATCCGATGCCCATGGGCCGGTGGAAGATTGCCGTGTGCAACAACTCGTCGGAGCGCAATGCCGTTTGATGCGGAGCGACAAAGAACTCTTCGGCGGGGATCCGCCTGAATCCGAGGGAGGAGGCGGCGACGATCTCGCCGCCGAGAGCGAGCAGGCAGATACCGAGTTCGGCCGCGGGGTTGGCATGGGCGAGGCTGCCGCAGATGGTGCCCCGATTGCGGGTGGTCACCTTGCCGACCCGGGGGAGCGCTTGCGCCAAGATTCCGAATTCGCGTATCCCGGTGTACTGTTCGGCGCCACGCTGGGTGACGGCGGCTCCGACCTGAAGGCCGGTCGGCGTTGCGTACAACCCGTGCAGGCCGGTGATGCCGGTGACGCAGACCAGGCGCCGCGGCCGGTCAAGCCGCCGAACCAACAACGGCAGCAGGCTCTGGCCACCGGCGAGAATGCGTGTCCCCGACGGGTCTTGGGCCAGCGCCGCGCAGGCCTCGTCTTCGGACTTGGCCGCCAGATAGTCGAATGAGGCCGGGTGCATTGTCAATCCGGTAACTGCGCGGCGACCAGGCGTGCGATCAGAGCGGGGTCCTCGAGATGGGCGAGGTGGCCTCGCCCGGCGAGCACTTGGCAGCGGGTGCCGAGCGAGTCCGCCAGCACCGCAGCGCGTTCCGGCGGGCACGTCTGGTCGTGTTCGCCCGCCAGCACCAAGGCGGGCGCGCGCACCCGCGTCGCGGTGTCGGTGATATCGGCAGAAAATGCTTCGCGCAGTATTGATTCCGCGACAGCTGGGTCGTTTCGCGCGGCCAGTCGCGCGGCTTCGTCCAGCAAGATCGCGTCGGTGCCGGGCGCGAAACTTACCGCGGCCATTTTTTGAAAGAATGCCAGGCTTCCGAGTTCGCGGAGTTCGGCGGTCACCCCGTCGGGGTCGATCAGGTCCGCGACCGTCAACGCGCCGCCGATGACCGCCACCGACCGGATTCGGTACTGGGCCTGGGCGGCTATCGAAAGGCACACCGACGCGCCGAACGACGCCCCGACCAAGTGGGCATAGTGGATGTCCAACCCGTCCATCGCCGCCTCGACGTCGGCGGCATAGTCAGCGACGCCGTAGGACTCGCCGGGTTGGGAGTTCCCGTGTCCGCGTAGATCGACGGCGACTGTGGTGCGATCGTTGAAGTGATTCATCACCGGCACCCACTGGTGGGCGGCGCCGTTGATGTGATGGATGAACACGACCGGCTCGGCTTCGCTGTCTTGCACCTGCCGCAGGCCCGACACGGTACCGGCCGGACCAGGCACCGAAAAGCGTTCCATCGCGGCCACTTCCCGGGCGTCGAGTCTCATAGGCCACCCATCTGGTTGGGCACGTGAGTGGAGAAGTGGGCGTGCACGAGTTCCCACTTGCCCGCACGGCGGCGCCAGATCTCGGTGGCGCGCATGCCGGCGTTGAAACTGCCCAGGTTTCCGAAGTCGGCCTGATAGCGGCTCAGGTAGGTAACCCATGCGGCGTCACCGACCACCTCGACACGCTCGTCGCGTAGGTCCGCGCTCATGGCCTGCCCGCCCATCGCGGCGGACAGCATGTCCCACAGCGCGGCGATGTGATCCTGGCCGATGTACACCGAGCCGTTGAGGTTGTACCAGACCAACTCGTCGGGTACCGCCGTCACATGGTCCCGCAGATAACTCGAGTCGAGTGGGCCGTTGGCATCGACGAATTCGCGATGCAGCCGCAGGACCTCCTGGGCGTCGTGATCCAGCACGGTATCGGTGTCGGTCATCTAGGTTCCGTCCTTCGGGTCAGGGCCGCTATGGCCTACCTATGACTTGGCGGCGAGCAGTGGACGACACTCGGACAGCTGCCGGATCAGCGCCGGCAACTGGTCGGGGGGCGCGAACGGCGCGATGGCGATCTCGTCGATGCCGGTCTCGGCGTACGCCTGCAGCGCATCGGCGAGCCCATCAGGCGGGCAGACCATCGCGACCCCGTCGACGACCTCGGGAGTGAACACCTTGACCGCTTCGAACGGACCGCCCCGCTCGATCGCTTCCACCAATGCACCGGCCGGAATTGCGCCCGCGGCAAGGTATTCCGTGGTCGCGGCGTCAAAAGTGGACAACAGCGCGGCAACCTGCGTACACGCCTTTGCCATGTTGTCGGTGATGAAAGCGGCAACCACGGCAGAGATCCGAAAGCTCTCCCGGGGCCGCCCGGCATCGGCGAGGATCGCCTCGACCCGCTGCACCGTGTCGGCCAGATACTTCCGTGAGGAGCCGGCGCTCAGGCAGACGCCGTCGGCGTAGCGGGCGGCCGCCTCGACCATGCGGGGACGCACCGCCATGATGTCCAGCGGCGGGGGAGCGGCCAGTGGGTTGAGTTTGTACTGCTCGAAGCGAAACCCTGGGAAGTCGGCGGTGAGGTCGCCGCCGGCCAGTGCGGTTGACAGCGCCCGGTGCAGCGCGATCGTCGAATTGACCGGCTTCTCAATCGATTTGCCGAGCTTGGCGATCATGTCGGGCACGCCCGTGCCGATCGCGGCGCGCACCCGGCCGGGTGCGATCTCGGCCAGCGAGGCGAGCTCCATGGCCGTCAGGCCGGGATGACGGCCCGCCGCGCTGATGCCCATGAGCACCACCTCCAGCCGCTCGGTTTCGCGCAGGAACACCGTCGCCGGCACCACTGCGTCGTGCGCGCAGATGTGCTCGGCGTACCAGAGGCCGTCGAACCCGCACTCGTCGGCGGCGCGGACCGTCGGCAGGCTGGCCAGAATCCCGCCAAAACCAGTGAACGACAAGCTAAGTCGCACGATGACAGACCTTTTCTGTTGAGCTTCTTCGGTGTCGTGGGCTGGCACTACCAGCGGCTGCGTAGCTCACGTAACTATATGTGTGACACGATGTCAACAATTATGTCGCAATTTCCGTCGCGACCGTGTGACACTAGGGTGAACATCGCGTTGTTCGACTCGATCTGCTGAAAGAGGCGCCCGACTTGCCCAACCGACAGAGCGATCTGCAGGCGCGTCGGCGCGCAAATCGGCGTGACGCTCGCCGCCGGTTGCTCGACGCCGCTCATGGCCTGCTCGAGCAGCGGCCGTGGGCGGAGATTTCGCTGGACGACATCACCTCCGCCGCCGAGGTGGCACGCACGGCCTTTTATCGCCACTTCGAGGACCGCCAGCACCTGTTGATGGCGATGCTCGACGACGTCGGTCTGGAGTTGGACCACGTCGCCGACGACTGGATGGCCGAATCCGATGATCCGGTCGCCGAACTGCGCCGCAGCCTGGAAAACCTGACATCGATATTCGTCGAACACGGCAGGTTGATCCAGGCGATCTCCGACACCGCTCGCCACGACCCGGAGATCGGTGCCCTCTACCAGGCCCTCGCGGACCGACTCGCTGCCGCGACCGCGCGGCGCATCAAAGCCGACATCGACGCCGGACGCAGCCAGGTCACCGAGGCCGACGAGGTCGCCCGCGCCCTGACGTGGATGAACGAGCGGTATCTGCTGGACCGCTTCGGGCAGCCTCCGTTCGGCGACCCGACCGCGGCCACCACCGCCCTGATCACGGTGTGGGTCAACACCCTTTACGGCCCGCCACCCGCGCGGCGGTGAGCCACCGTCTGGTGGTCCGCGGCGGCCACGTCTTCGACCCGCGGTCGGGAACCGCGGCGCCCGCCGACGTGGTGATCGACGGGGAGCGCATCGTCGATGTGGGGCCTGGCCTGGACGGTGACGCCGAACTCGACGCCGTCGGCCACCTAGTGGTGCCGGGCTTCATCGACTGCCACGTCCACGTCACGCTCGACGACGTCGACACGATGCGCCTGATCCAAACCCCGTTCTCGCTCCGCTTCTTTCAGGCCGTACGCAATCTTCGGCTGACCCTGCATGCCGGTGTGACCACCGTCCGCGATGCCGCGGGCGCCGACCTCGGCGTAAAGGAGGCCGTCGCCACCGGCTTGATCGAAGGGCCGGACATGCAGATCGCCATCGGCGTTCTCAGTCCGACGGGTGGGCACGGCGACGAGTGGATGCCGTCCGGCGAGTGCGTCCACGCCCTGTGGCCGCCGCACCCGGGCTCCCCGTCGACTGTTGTGGACGGCGTCGAGGCGATGCGCCAGAAGGTACGCGAACTGATTCGAGCCGGAGCCGACGTAATCAAGGTGGCCACCACCGGCGGCGTGATCAGCCCGCGCAGCGACCCACGTCGCGCCTACTTCGCCGCCGACGAACTCGCCATCATGATGGCCGAGGCCCGCGCCGCGCGGGCACACGTCATGGCGCACGCGCAGGGTGCCGACGGCGTCAAGAACGCGGTGCGCGCCGGTGTTCGCTCCATCGAGCACGGCGTCTACCTGGACGACGAGGCCGTCGACCTGATGCTGGCAAACAAAACATGGCTGGTTCCAACGCTTTCCGCGCCACACGCCATACTGCGCCAAGCGCAGGCAGGTGCCGGTATCACCGAGGCCGCCCGCAGCAAGGTCGCCGAGATCCTGGACGCGCACGAAGCCTCGGTGCGACTCGCGCACGACGCGGGGGTGCGCATCGCGATGGGAACCGATGCCGGCATCGCGCCGCACGGGGACAACCTGCGCGAACTCGAACTGTTGAGCAACCAGGGATTGCCCGCGGTCGACGCACTGCGGTCGGCGACCACGCATGCGGCCGAACTGCTCGACCGCAGTGCCGACATCGGTGAACTGGCGCCGGGTAAGCAGGCGGACCTGGTCCTGCTGGACGGTACCGACGTCGCGGTGACGGAGCTGGGGAAACGGGTCCGCGCCGTGATTCAGCGCGGCCGGTTGGTATCCGCTGCCGCAGCGGTCTAGCCACGCTCCGGTGGACAAACTCCACGAACATGCGCGGTCTGGGTGCAATTTGTCCGGAGAATGTGCGCGCTAGGAGTCAATCCCGCTATGCGCAACTACGTTTCGCGGGTATGGATGACGTACTGCGCTGGGACGGTGAACTGACGCTGATCCGACACGATTCCCTAACCGGCACATCGTTTGTCATCCGAGTGGATTCACTTCAGCTGGGGCAGGCCGCCGGCGGTACCCGAGCCGCCCAGTATGAGTCGTTTGCCGACGCTGTCGACGAGGCCGGGAGGCTGGCAGCCGCAATGACATTGAAGATGGCGGTGAGCAATCTACCGATGGGAGGCGGTAAGTCGGTGATCGCGTTGCCCGCCCCACGGCGGTCCCTCGACGAGACCACCTGGCACCGCATCCTGGCGCTGCACGCCGAGAACATCGACAAACTGAATGGGACTTACTGGACGGGTCCGGATGTCAACACCACCTCGGCCGATATGGACATCCTCAACCGCACAACGGAATTCGTCTTCGGACGGTCGATCGAGCGGGGCGGGGCCGGATCGAGCGCCGACAACACCGCCGCGGGGGTGTTCGAGGCGATGAAGACAACCGCACACCATTGTGGCCTCGGCGACCTGGCGGGACGGGCAGTCCTGGTCCAAGGCCTCGGCGCCGTCGGGGGTCGCGTCGCGACGCTGGCCGCCGAAGCCGGTGCGGTGCTTGTGGTTTGCGACGTCGTGACCGAGCGGCTGGAATGGGCGCGCCAGTGCGGCTGGTCGGTGGTGCCCCCCGAAGCCGCCGTCAGCACACCGTGCGACATCTTCTCGCCGTGCGCCCTCGGTGGCGTCATCGACAGGACGATCGCGGCCCAACTCCCCGCAACCGCGGTCGTGGGGGCGGCCAACAACATCCTGGCCGACGAGAGCGCTGGGGCGATATTGCGCGAACGGGGCATCGCGTACGCACCGGACTTCGTCGCCAACGCCGGCGGTGCGTTTCACCTTGTCGGCCACGAGGTGCTGGGTTGGAGTGACGAGACCGTCGCAGGGCGCACCAAGGGCATCGGGGACACGCTGGCTCAGGTCTTTTCGATCAGCGAGGCCAACGGAATCAGCACCGATTCCGCCGCGCGCATCCTTGCTCGACAGCGAGCCGAAGCGGCGCGAGGCGCCATCCCCGCCTGAGCGTTCAGAACAACTCGGACTGCATTCCGTCGCACTCTTCGAACATCAGCCAGGTACGGCTGGCCCGGACGCCGGCCAAGCTGTGGATCTGCTCGAGCACCACATCACGCAGGGTCGCGTTATCGGGCGTGCGTACCACGACAAGGACGTCGAAGTCGCCACCGACCAAAGCGAACCGCTCGACGTAACGCAGTGTCTTCAGTTTCTGCGAGAGCCCGCGCCAGGAGTCCTGCTGGATGGACAATGCGATGAGCGCAGAGGTCGCGAAACCCGCTTTCTCCAAGTTGATTCGCGCGGTGAAGCCTTCGATGACGCCTGCCCGTTCGAGTCGCTCGACGCGCGCGTAGACGTGAGTCCGGGACACATGCGCCCGCTGCGCGAGGGCCAGCATCGAGATTCGTCCGTCCTTGACCAGTTCCCGGATCAGCCGCCGGTCCACCTCGTCAAGCTGAACCCGGGAGGGGGCTGTGTCGGCCATGTGTCCACCGCCTCGTATCGGTCGCCGGAAAAGGTGAACAATATGCCGCTGAATCGCCTAATGGCAAGAAATATGTGCGCTTCTGCGGCGCTAGTGTTGTCATACGTACTGGACTGCCCGAGTATCGATTGACAAGTAGCTGTCTCGGGAGGCGATCGTGAGTGTTGTCGAGAGCTATCGGAAGTTTTTGCCTGCCGATGTCGCGGTGCAATACCTCGACCCCTCCGGTCACCCGACCCCCAGCACGGCTCGCTACCCCCGACCGGACGGTGCGCGGTTGATCGAGATGCACCGGAAGATGCTGCTGGGCCGCCGTTTTGACGAACAAGCCACCGCTTTGACCAAGCAGGGAAGATTGGCCGTCTATCCGTCGTCGCACGGGCAGGAGGCGTGCCAGATTGCGGCCGGCATGTGCCTGCACTCGCACGACTGGATTTTTCCCACCTACCGCGACTCGATGGCGCTGGTCGCCCGTGGTGTCGATCCCGTGGAAGTCCTCGCCATGTTCGCCGGTGATTGGCACTGCTGCTACAACCCCGTCGCACACCGAGCGGCCCCGCAGTGCACTCCGTTGGCGACCCAGCTGCTGCACGCCGTCGGCCTGGCGCACGGGCACGCCCGCAACCGCAACCAGATTGTGGTGCTGGCTCTTTGCGGCGACGGTGCCACCAGTGAGGGGGACTTCCATGAGGCCCTCAACTTCGCCGCGGTGCTCAAGGCGCCGGTCATCTTCCTGGTGCAGAACAACGGCTTTGCGATCAGCGTGCCGTTGGCGCGCCAGTCGGCGGCTCCGTCGTTGGCGCACAAGGGTGTTGGCTACGGCATAGGCAGTGAGCAGGTCGACGGCAATGATCCGGTGGCCATGCTGGCCGTCCTGGACGAGGCGCGGCGCTACGTTCTCGACGGAAACGGGCCGGTCATCGTCGAGGCGCACACTTACCGCATCGACGGACACACCAACGCCGACGATCCGACCCGGTACCGCACCGCCGACGAAGTGCAGCGCTGGTGTGCGCGGGACCCGATCGCACGCCTCGACGCCTACCTGCGGGCCGTGGGTC
Protein-coding regions in this window:
- a CDS encoding DUF1028 domain-containing protein, whose amino-acid sequence is MTFSLLARDAATGQLGIASQSHYLGVGSVVTWAEAGVGVAATQAFALRSYGPRGLALMRAGIAPVDAVDQLLDEDTHPEIRQVAFLDTEGRIGFHCGRRCVGALGVAVGDQAIALGNMLDNDDVVPALLRGFEQADGDLAHRLVAGLAAAENAGGDIRGSQSAALLVVAGRGGGAGAEAPWDGIIRDLRVEDHSDPVNELSRLVRLSDGFDRMSRVVFDPDGAVVGERRCGPDFGADAHELADAASALDSNPEATFWSAVLHARWGQADEARRLFSAASQQNPRLERFVGYLSEAAILTPDEVASLRDAGR
- a CDS encoding SCP2 sterol-binding domain-containing protein, which gives rise to MKYVSQEWLNRQCELQQAFAPRPGASARVQYRLTKAPDGGEIRYYADVQDGRMVEQLLGDDAKADGTMAASYADSIAMLRGELAPTTAFMEGRVKVTGNVAKLAALMPLTQTAEYKKHYEQLCAETEF
- a CDS encoding xanthine dehydrogenase family protein molybdopterin-binding subunit, encoding MNQSRHVGRSAPGVHLPRLAAGGGRYLADESLSGELYLVIVRSREPHAFISVDTARAAAAPGVRAVLVGAEVRAATEPMGMMWSAQVQREAPTWCLATDRVRYVGEPIAAVIADDAYLAEDAAELVDVRYETLPPVVEPSATSRPLLYDDWTDNVFGRTRFEAGDVAAALADAAVVVSGRYVNDRVAGLSLETRGVRAAWGITRESVTVWTSTQSPHQVKASLAATLRVPESRVRVQCPDIGGAFGNKACAYIEETLVAFAARAVGRPVRWVESRAEAFTATVHGRGTVIDLEVGFTSDATISGLRATVLLDCGATPYMVGLGTGVVAAAMVLGPYRVADALSELVGVVTNKTPIGAYRGFGMPEATFAIERAMDEGARLLGIDPLDIRRRNLLRPDELPYWTAAMMCLDSGRYGELLDLVASEVDWRQLQDDLASARAAGHLVGAGVACYLEASNFGPSLTAAMMGINNAGHDRAVVRMDASGSVTVLTGQVPMGQGLETVLAQITADELGVDLAAVSVVYGDTLACPYTGYGSGGSRGAGVAGSSVMLAARKLRERLRVLAAHLLEVDPADLEEATGLFSNGSGTSISLQDVAAAAYHAKDLPPDFEPYLEASYTHDPRAFAFSYGAVAAVVEIDRDTGTVSIRRLVFGHDCGVQLNPDNVEAQIVGGVAQGIGAALYERLPYTDDGRPVVESLWDYFPPLPANVPPVELVHLETPTPFSPNGAKGVGESGIIPVPAALANAIRDALTTEIGEAHASSVVDTLPITAERLLAALDQITPSSDQRKGNTREVCVTGMAEPAV
- a CDS encoding (2Fe-2S)-binding protein, with the protein product MTSDLDIEMRVNGRTVRACVPPRMSLVDFLRDRLGLTGTHVGCGQGLCGSCNVLIDSRSARACLTLAVQAADCDVVTIEGLNRAPGPSPVQACLVRHRALQCGFCTPGFVVLLEELLAEVDAGARPTQAELRDRLASSLCRCTGYTPILAAAQELVAAAIVEQSR
- a CDS encoding FAD binding domain-containing protein encodes the protein MHPASFDYLAAKSEDEACAALAQDPSGTRILAGGQSLLPLLVRRLDRPRRLVCVTGITGLHGLYATPTGLQVGAAVTQRGAEQYTGIREFGILAQALPRVGKVTTRNRGTICGSLAHANPAAELGICLLALGGEIVAASSLGFRRIPAEEFFVAPHQTALRSDELLHTAIFHRPMGIGFFDEVTLRGAGDTPLLSAAVNARIADGEVVDIRIATGGAGQVPVLAGPSITAALHGRLDDAAVAEASRAYAGDLEFHSDAHCSAQHRRRLATRVVARLLERVRRELP
- a CDS encoding alpha/beta fold hydrolase, with protein sequence MRLDAREVAAMERFSVPGPAGTVSGLRQVQDSEAEPVVFIHHINGAAHQWVPVMNHFNDRTTVAVDLRGHGNSQPGESYGVADYAADVEAAMDGLDIHYAHLVGASFGASVCLSIAAQAQYRIRSVAVIGGALTVADLIDPDGVTAELRELGSLAFFQKMAAVSFAPGTDAILLDEAARLAARNDPAVAESILREAFSADITDTATRVRAPALVLAGEHDQTCPPERAAVLADSLGTRCQVLAGRGHLAHLEDPALIARLVAAQLPD
- a CDS encoding YybH family protein — translated: MTDTDTVLDHDAQEVLRLHREFVDANGPLDSSYLRDHVTAVPDELVWYNLNGSVYIGQDHIAALWDMLSAAMGGQAMSADLRDERVEVVGDAAWVTYLSRYQADFGNLGSFNAGMRATEIWRRRAGKWELVHAHFSTHVPNQMGGL
- a CDS encoding LLM class flavin-dependent oxidoreductase, encoding MRLSLSFTGFGGILASLPTVRAADECGFDGLWYAEHICAHDAVVPATVFLRETERLEVVLMGISAAGRHPGLTAMELASLAEIAPGRVRAAIGTGVPDMIAKLGKSIEKPVNSTIALHRALSTALAGGDLTADFPGFRFEQYKLNPLAAPPPLDIMAVRPRMVEAAARYADGVCLSAGSSRKYLADTVQRVEAILADAGRPRESFRISAVVAAFITDNMAKACTQVAALLSTFDAATTEYLAAGAIPAGALVEAIERGGPFEAVKVFTPEVVDGVAMVCPPDGLADALQAYAETGIDEIAIAPFAPPDQLPALIRQLSECRPLLAAKS
- a CDS encoding TetR/AcrR family transcriptional regulator; protein product: MPNRQSDLQARRRANRRDARRRLLDAAHGLLEQRPWAEISLDDITSAAEVARTAFYRHFEDRQHLLMAMLDDVGLELDHVADDWMAESDDPVAELRRSLENLTSIFVEHGRLIQAISDTARHDPEIGALYQALADRLAAATARRIKADIDAGRSQVTEADEVARALTWMNERYLLDRFGQPPFGDPTAATTALITVWVNTLYGPPPARR
- a CDS encoding metal-dependent hydrolase family protein; amino-acid sequence: MSHRLVVRGGHVFDPRSGTAAPADVVIDGERIVDVGPGLDGDAELDAVGHLVVPGFIDCHVHVTLDDVDTMRLIQTPFSLRFFQAVRNLRLTLHAGVTTVRDAAGADLGVKEAVATGLIEGPDMQIAIGVLSPTGGHGDEWMPSGECVHALWPPHPGSPSTVVDGVEAMRQKVRELIRAGADVIKVATTGGVISPRSDPRRAYFAADELAIMMAEARAARAHVMAHAQGADGVKNAVRAGVRSIEHGVYLDDEAVDLMLANKTWLVPTLSAPHAILRQAQAGAGITEAARSKVAEILDAHEASVRLAHDAGVRIAMGTDAGIAPHGDNLRELELLSNQGLPAVDALRSATTHAAELLDRSADIGELAPGKQADLVLLDGTDVAVTELGKRVRAVIQRGRLVSAAAAV
- a CDS encoding Glu/Leu/Phe/Val dehydrogenase family protein, whose translation is MDDVLRWDGELTLIRHDSLTGTSFVIRVDSLQLGQAAGGTRAAQYESFADAVDEAGRLAAAMTLKMAVSNLPMGGGKSVIALPAPRRSLDETTWHRILALHAENIDKLNGTYWTGPDVNTTSADMDILNRTTEFVFGRSIERGGAGSSADNTAAGVFEAMKTTAHHCGLGDLAGRAVLVQGLGAVGGRVATLAAEAGAVLVVCDVVTERLEWARQCGWSVVPPEAAVSTPCDIFSPCALGGVIDRTIAAQLPATAVVGAANNILADESAGAILRERGIAYAPDFVANAGGAFHLVGHEVLGWSDETVAGRTKGIGDTLAQVFSISEANGISTDSAARILARQRAEAARGAIPA